A single region of the Streptomyces sp. NBC_01803 genome encodes:
- a CDS encoding response regulator transcription factor, whose protein sequence is MIRLLLVHDDNLLRCALTSLLAAEEDMDVVPASWAELPQQAVLGPADLMLVDLDCPGFSYLAGPDARHREDDIAANTDVVVLAPTGRPGLLHRAFEARALGFVSKDAPPERLIEAIRRVAKGSRYVDDALAFDFLSAAEMPLTPRELNVLSLAADGAPVPEIAEKLWLAEGTVRNYLAAIIRKTGARNRVDAIRISRTAGWV, encoded by the coding sequence GTGATCCGGTTACTGCTCGTGCACGACGACAATCTGCTGCGCTGCGCACTGACTTCACTGCTCGCGGCGGAGGAGGACATGGACGTGGTTCCGGCCTCCTGGGCGGAGCTGCCGCAACAGGCGGTGCTCGGTCCGGCGGATCTGATGCTGGTGGACCTCGACTGTCCGGGGTTCTCCTACCTCGCCGGCCCGGATGCCCGCCACCGCGAGGACGACATCGCCGCGAACACCGATGTCGTGGTGCTCGCGCCGACCGGCAGACCCGGCCTGCTGCACCGGGCGTTCGAGGCCAGAGCGCTCGGCTTCGTCAGCAAGGACGCGCCGCCCGAGCGGCTCATCGAGGCGATACGCCGGGTCGCCAAGGGAAGCCGCTACGTCGATGACGCCCTCGCCTTCGACTTCCTCAGCGCGGCTGAGATGCCTCTGACCCCACGCGAACTGAACGTGCTGTCACTCGCCGCCGACGGCGCCCCGGTGCCCGAGATCGCCGAGAAGCTGTGGCTCGCCGAGGGCACCGTCCGCAACTATCTGGCCGCGATCATCCGCAAGACCGGCGCCCGCAACCGGGTGGACGCCATCCGCATCTCCCGGACCGCCGGCTGGGTCTGA